The Peromyscus maniculatus bairdii isolate BWxNUB_F1_BW_parent chromosome 6, HU_Pman_BW_mat_3.1, whole genome shotgun sequence genomic interval aaagtcagggcaggaactgaagcagaagccatggaagaatgctccTTATTCATGGCTAGCTCAgattgcttttttatacaactcagcaccacctgccctggggtggtaccaccctcatcagccatcaatcaagaaaatgccctgcactTAACCTACAGGCCAGTCCAATGCAGGAGGCATGCTCTTAGTTGagcatccctcttcccagatgactaccttgacaaaaaactaaccagtacacaAACAAATTCACTAACTAGTATTTGCTTAGTGTactaaaacattaaaatcaatgtgaaagtgagctgggcatggtggataggcctgtaatcccagcatttggaaggtgacGGAAGTTGAGATTGTCTCAACCACAAGGATGCttagatgtctcagcaggtgaaggtgctttcTGTAaagcctgatgtgggtgttgtgACATGAACAGTTGAAGTATAGAACTAACCCCTACATATTGACTTCTGaccacatgcttgcacacatacaataaacaaaaatattgaaatgGCAGCTAAAAAGCGAAAGAAACCTTGAGTGTTTTTTATCGAGAGTCGTTTCAAGGTGTCTTTCTTTCGTTTGCCTGCAGACCAGGAACAGGCATCTTTTCTGTGCTGTGCCTCCCCTCGGATCAGCTCTCCATCTGTCCCGCTTTGGGTGTCCCATGCTGTGGAACCCCTGAGCTTCCCTTTGATGTTGGTGTGTTTGTTGTGATGTTTTCATCCAACCGCTTTCCTTATTCGTGTCAGCAAGTTCGCCTCCACTGGGAACCCTGGCTTCCTAGCTGAGCAGCTTTCATGGTTGGaagtaaatgtttgttttctttttgaattctGACAGTTTACCTTTTAACTAAACAGAAATCACTATTTGGTAAGGCTCTTACAAGAGATTTATACAATTTAAGAATATCGTAAAGGCCTGGGAATGTGTCTCAGTGATAGAATATTTGTCTCAAATTCAGAAGGCCCCGGGTTCTATCTGCAGCACTTCCAAAGGGGCAGAAGAGTATCTGCCATAGCACAGTGGCAGGGAAGGGACTCATGTCACCCTTTTCAGAAGGACTGAGTCCACTTTGATTCATATTTGCAGATCATTTCTTGAAAACAGGCTTATTACACCTTAACGAACAGAAAGAACAAGGAAACAACAGGGTTGTGAACACTTGGATTTGTTGCTAGAAGCGTGGGTTTGGTGGGGTTCAtgcatttttgttgtgtttgtttactttttaaattgtatttatgtgtgtggatgttttatGTGAATATATGCCTGCGCACCGTATGCGtggctggtgtctgtggaggtcagggagGATGTCAGgtcacctgggactggagttacagatggttgtgagctgacatgtgaatggtgggaattgaacctgagttttTTAAAACCCAAtcctctcaaccactgagccatctctccagcttcctgggtTCATGATTTTTAACTGCTTTATTTCTATACTTCTCAACAAAGTCAGACCAGTTCCAGGTATCAATAAAGTACGTTTTTAATTCTCTGTTAAATCTTGTTCTTgggtttgtattttaaaatctagttgcacccccccccacacacacacacacacatctcaggcTTTCCATGTTTTAAAACAGCCAGTGACAGCCAGGTGgccatggtgcacgcctttaatctcagcacttgcggggggtgggggggggggcgcggggggcggaggcaggcggatctctgtgaattagaggccagcctggtctacagagcgagatccaggacatgcaccgaaactacacagagaaaccctgtctctaaacaaaacaaacaaaaaacagccaatGTTTCATAATTTTATGAAAAACTGGTTGGTGCCTTTTGTAGgattgctgggggtggggatgggggggtggggactGTTAGGGGCTGAGTCCAGGGCTTTATTTGTGCTCTGCAAACACTCAGCCACACCATCGGCCCCAGTGTTCTGTTCTTAATACTAATGGAATTTTTAGAAGGAAGGTAGTTGTTTTAGTAAGCTTTAGATTTTTGCCCATTAATAAAATTTACTTCTTATGAATGTGTCTGTTGATGGCCCAACAATTATTTACTAAAATCTATTCAGATCACTCTTGATCTGATGTGTGCAGAAACAGAAGAACTTCTCAGTTTTTGACCTCTAAAAAGGACTTCTAAAAAGGAGTGCTTTAAGAATGTAGCTGTTCTACATTCTTAGGCTTGTGTCTCTGTGGATTTGTAATCCAATAAGAAGAATACCCTACTTTTTTTACCTCCTCTCTTCGTGCATTAGTTATTGTGGAAATTCGTTACTGTGGAAATTAGAAAAACCTGTGGTGGTCAGATTtttccaaacattttaaataacatagTAAGCAcctgtccttttaaaaataatttatttatttctattttatgaacattggtgttttgtctgcatgtgtgtctgtgtgagggtgttggatctcctggaacaggaggtCCAAACAGttgttgtgagctaccgtgtgggtgctgggaattgaacctgggtcctctggaacagtaaCCAGTGTTCTCAACCGCTGAAGCGTTTCTCCAGCCCCGAgcatctgtctttgaatttgatgTTTTCTGAGCAGACAGTCTGTTCATACAGTCCAGGATTCAGAAGCTTCCTCTGCCTGTCGGGCAGGCATGTAGTTCTGCTGCTAGAAGCATCTGCTGACAGAGGCATTTGTGTACTTACAAACAGACACAGGTATGAGTGCACACGTGTACACGCTTGTGTGTAGgcaatacacaacacacacaaggcTTGCTTACACATTGTGTTACATAGTTTGTTGCTTCAGTTACGTTTTGCAAAGCGAGTTTCCTTTTCACTTGAGACTATaactttgaggggctggagagatggttcagtaattaagagcacttgctgctcttgcaaaagatgGAGTccggttcagttcccaacaccctcactggtgtctcacaactgcctgtagctccagttccagggaatttgatgtTCTCTTCTGCCTTTGGAAGGAACCTTCATGCATGTGGTAGATATACGGGTAGGTACagagatttaaataaaaaaatcaatgagaatatgcagctcagtgggtaaagacttAATGTGCAAGTGTAAAGACTCAAGTCTGGGTCCTCAGAACTTGCCTGAAGTCAGTATTCCTGTAGTGAAATGGGAGAATCCCTGGAAGGTCATGGCCAGCTAGTCTGGCATGTGCCATGGCGGACAAGAGACCTGGGGCTGTCATCTTACCTCCACGTGCACACTgtgtcattttctctctctgtctctctctctctctctctctctctctctctctctctctctctctctctctctctctctctcacacacacacacatacacacacacacacacacacacacacaaacacacacgagaATTATCATGAGTCTGAGGTACGTATTTGTAGAAATCGCAATGATTTTGTAATACTGAACTCTGTTTTCTTGTAGCGTTGAAGGACTCCATGCGATCGTTGTATCAGATAGAGATGGGGTGCCTGTTATCAAAGGTAAAACTGAGAACTTCATGCATATGGCGTGTTGACTTTTgacaaaaaaagtttttattaaataattaaaaatatataaagcttGTCTCAACAAATTTGAAAGAGTTAGTTTTTTGAGCAAGTATATGCTTTTGTCTGTTGGAGACTAGGTATGGAGCCTGTAGTGAGTTACACGTCAGCTGGACCATGTTAACATCTAAAATTGCAGCATGCATTTACCATAGGCCCAGTTTTTTATTGAAGGTGCTTATGATATAATGCAAACCATTAAATATATCTTCAGTACTGGAAGAGAGTTGGGCAAGCAGACGGGCAATCAGTCCCTGAACCATATCACTAGTTCAGCCTGATGGCTTTTTAATCTTAAGTGGATTTTTGCTTCTTTACTagagatacattttttaaaaactttagtaTCATTATTACCTTATTAATTCTTGAGAACTTGATGCATGCATACaagtgttgggtttttttttttaatcatatccaCCCAACATGATTTTGACTGattgtcagcttttttttttttttttttttttgacatgcaTTTGCTATAACAAAGTTAGTGTGAACTCAGATTGTTTACTCTTTGTATCTTCTGGCATGATCAAAGTAGATATTGCTAGTTTCACATACCAAAGATTAAAGATTAAACAATATCTTATGCATTTGGTTTACAATTTCTTTTCCACATGAGGACAAACATATCAGATTAAAGATTAAAAGTTTAAAGAGTAAAACATGCTTTAGAGGTCACCTGGTTAGTTCTTCCATTTTATACATTAACACGATCAAGTACAGAGAGGACTTTGAGAGGACATTGAGTTGGTGACAGTTGGTGACAGGACAGGATAAGAATCCGTTGTCAACTTGTCACCTACCGCACAGCATGGGTGGCGATGGGCAGGTCACCTGCTTTTTCTTACCTCCATAAAGAGGGCTCAGGGGATTCTCCAGCCCTAATGTTCCCACACAGAGCTCTGTGAAATCCGAAGCTACACACTTAATCTGTGCAGCTAACACTAGTCCGGCCTTTAATGAGtgagaggaacaggaagcaggCAGCTTAAGGCTCTGAGCTTGTATGAGAGACCATGCTTTTGGTGGTTTTATGGGAGCGAACAATTTTGtagatttttccattttagtCTAGCATATTCTCAGAATATTCACTTTATTGCATGTAAGTCAGCATATCTTCCCTGAATTATGATTACTGAACTTGTAGTTAAGTAATTTTTCCCACCTGAATTCATGAGACCCAGTTAACAGTAGTAGTAAGGTTTTCAACACTATAAATGTACTTTTGTGCCTAGGTTTTATGGGTTTAAGCTTTTTTGAAAATTGCTGTTAAACTCTTCCCACCATACTCtgcataatttttattaattgctCATCCCCTAGTGGCTAACGACAGTGCTCCAGAGCATGCCCTGAGGCCTGGCTTCTTATCCACTTTTGCCCTCGCAACAGACCAAGGCAGCAAACTCGgactttcaaaaaacaaaagtatcATCTGTTACTACAATACCTACCAGGTTGGTATATTCAGTCTATAGCTACCAAATGCTTACTGGTTTCacctatcatttttatatcttttgtaTAAACTGTTTTTAGTACAAGTCTAAATTTTAGTATGAGGgagatagaatttaaaaaaaaaattagccttcAAAGTACTTATGTTAAAACTAGTCTATTTGATGTTTTCATATCAGGAAATGATTATTATGGAAAAATACTTAAAACTTTAACAATAAAGAGCTTGTTATCCTATGAAGTATGTGTTAGATCACTTTTAACTCCAGTAGATGGTGCCGTTAGCTTACACAGCTCTGATGCCTCAACACAGTTCCTCTGTTGTGACAGGTAAAGACTTGCCTTGAAAGTTCATAATCAGCTGTTTAAATTGATGTTTCAACTGAATCTTAACTGTGTTTTCACCATGCAACACACTATTTAGatcttattttccttttaggTGGTTCAGTTCAATCGTTTGCCTCTGGTGGTGAGTTTCATAGCCAGCAGTAATGCCAACACAGGTATGTTAGCAGTCCTGCCGGTGCAGATTTTACTTCCTTATGGGACTGTGCTGTCCACGATGGCACATGCCGCATGGTAGACTCGGAATGACGGCCGtgcagtgagaaaccctgcattTGTGGTTCGCCCCGCCGTCACTTTCCCTTAAACTTGATTCCTACTTCCATGTAGTCCCACGCCCGCATAATGGGGCCTTTTCCATCCTACAGGGTCGTTTTCAGATGCAGATGAGATGGCGTAAGAGATTGGGTTTTTTGCAATAGAGGCTAGTCAGTTCAGTGTTGCATTTTGTGTGCTATTTGTTGCTCACGTTAAAACAGCCTACAAAAATGAAGTTACAGAACAGAAACAGAGTACATCTTGGATGCTAACAATGACTTAGTTCTATAGACCCATCAGTTAAATTGCAGTTTTAAGATTGTAAATGCTTGTACACAAGTTGAGTATGATTGAGATTTAGagatagtttcttttctgtcGGCTGTAGTGAAGTACCCCACAAAAGCAACatgaggagaaagggtttatttcagctcagagCTCATAAGAAACATTTTCTAACATCTCGTTTTTTAAATCTCTTGTAGGACTCATTGTCAGCCTCGAAAAGGAACTGGCTCCGTTATTTGAAGAACTGATAAAAGTTGTGGAAGTGTCTTAATCTAACAGTGGTTTTTGTGTTCCTTGTCTTCATTGCAAAAACACTGTACCAGTCCAGCAATCGTTAGACCACAGTAATACTTGTATCTATGTATTCAAAGGGCCGCTTTTCCACCTGACACTAAAGAAGAGCCTACAGCTATAATTTATAGACAGATCAAttgttatatttatgtgtataaagtCTTTTCTTACTTAGTGAGATCCGGGAACGCCACAACAATGGTTTATTCTAGCGCAGCTCCCATGGAGTTAGTGTGGACGCCTGCTAACGAGCGCTCTTCTCTGCAGTGCATGGGGATCAGGGAGGAACACTGACGCTCTTGAGCCAGCACGCACACCTGCTGTACAGTGCTCCTCTGCACACGCCACACAGACCCTTCTACTGAGAAGAATAATGAGGACATATTTTTCTTAAGATTGTATTTTATCTCTTTGCATTGAGTGTGAGGAAGATGAATGGCTTAGTACAAATAATAAAGTAAGTACAATCACTAACTTTCCTCTGTATATGATCTCAGTGTAGATGAGTGTTACTAATGGATTTGACTCTTCTTCGAGGGTGCTGCTCTTCAGTGAGAACGAAAATCACTGCTTctgatttctcttctctttctgtaaCAGTGCTTTAATGATTGTGTTCTCTGTACATTGGAAATGCCATGTGACTGAGTTCTTCTCCACTATCAGtatgtatataaaaatgacaGTATAGCCACTTtttcatacacaaatataaataaaatagtatttttaaaaatacagaatgagCTTTGTACAGGCCTCTTTTTTCAGACTTTCAAAACTGTAATGGACTTAATTAATTCTGGCCTTCAGCCACATGAATAAGCAGTGAATGCTTCTTGTAGGGATTGTATTGGAGATTGTTTTACCTAGTATAAACTGTCAAAAAAGCCTCATCCAGGAGCGTGACTGAATCACCAGGAAAGAGGTTCTATCTGCTTGGTATTCCTGAGAGGTCCAGGAGTGGATCAGCCCTTCAAGTGGCTCTGCTCATCAGTCCGTCGCTGGGTGATTCAGTACACAGGCACTGCTTGTGTGCCAGTCTCCAGAGCACAGCTGTGGACACGCTGTTGGCTTGGAATGTCTGCTCTGGGCCCCCACTCCTCCCGGGAAGTCAGTGTCAGTGCTGTCCCTGGATTATAACTGGGTGCTGCAAGGGAGTCTCTGCTCAGGGAATGTGTGGATACAGTCATGATCATTTGTAAAATCAGGAGGTCGgaattgttgtgcccagatcgtaacccccagagagaccacaaaggacgagcataccagaatgcaaaagcaaggtttatctgttacaagtcatgacagggaactcatctcaagccatctcaagtgaggcagagaagagttactctttcttggggaagttagtttttataggcaaaacccataaaatttcttagaggggagggggttagttcgggtccatccttgattggtccaatttttcccgggcctggactttgtcttattctagcttatctgtttgccctgtcaggagttttacaactcctctccggagaggggcatctcgtggttaattggttaccatcagacatcctgactctgttcttttgttcctggggctggcaccaacatttctggggacttgaaactggcctgggtctatctatattgagatatctttgtctaaggccccccttttgagacaatagagtgagggtcttgtgcctagatcacgtccccaaagccgccactggagactttaggtacagaatgcaaaagtaaggtgttttctaagtttacaagcctccagggaggctcttccaaat includes:
- the Lamtor3 gene encoding ragulator complex protein LAMTOR3 is translated as MADDLKRFLYKKLPSVEGLHAIVVSDRDGVPVIKVANDSAPEHALRPGFLSTFALATDQGSKLGLSKNKSIICYYNTYQVVQFNRLPLVVSFIASSNANTGLIVSLEKELAPLFEELIKVVEVS